From the genome of Bifidobacterium asteroides, one region includes:
- a CDS encoding anion permease — protein MSEGAMMGETVRTGEGRGDPQAGASQPFNTGQLVKALICVAVGLVIFLIPPPKGLTPQGMHMLGVFVGTILGLILQPLPTSAVAIIGMTVGMLTGALDPKKAAFNGLGSASIWLIVAAFFIAQGFVSTGLGRRIALVFLSRLGKSSLGIAYGLSAADLVLAPATPSNTARLGGILFPIITSISDVQDSKPDTDDSRRRIGAYLAITANNVNAITSAMFLTAMAAGPVVGQLAQKFHVDIGWGTWALAGIVPGLICLIIIPALIYRIFPPTLRNVPQAQEDAKDELKGLGPLSMHEWIMAVTFLVMLVLWATGSVIHINSTTVAFLGVAVLLCTKIITWQDMVANKSAWSTLIFFGVLVGMAEPLNTLGVTTWAGEIIAGLVKGMPWVLVLVILTVFYFFIHYMFASELAQVAAIYTLFVSVAVAAGVPAMPAALMLGCASGLIGAMTHYASGPAALIYGAGYVKTSEFLRIGLICGLVTVAIFLTVGLGWWRLIGIW, from the coding sequence ATGAGCGAAGGAGCAATGATGGGTGAAACAGTAAGAACGGGTGAGGGCAGGGGAGACCCCCAGGCAGGGGCTAGCCAGCCTTTCAATACGGGCCAACTGGTCAAGGCTCTCATCTGCGTGGCGGTAGGGCTGGTCATCTTCCTCATACCGCCTCCCAAGGGACTGACTCCCCAGGGCATGCATATGCTAGGAGTCTTTGTGGGCACCATCCTAGGGCTGATTCTGCAGCCTCTGCCCACATCAGCGGTGGCTATCATTGGCATGACCGTGGGGATGCTGACTGGTGCCCTGGACCCCAAGAAGGCAGCTTTCAACGGACTAGGCAGTGCCTCCATCTGGCTGATAGTGGCGGCCTTCTTCATTGCCCAGGGATTTGTCTCCACCGGACTGGGCCGGAGGATCGCTTTGGTCTTTCTTTCCCGATTGGGCAAGTCCAGTCTGGGCATAGCCTACGGGCTCTCGGCCGCCGACCTGGTCCTGGCTCCGGCCACTCCTTCAAACACGGCTCGTCTGGGCGGCATTCTTTTCCCGATCATCACCTCCATCAGCGACGTGCAGGATTCAAAACCGGACACGGACGACTCCCGGCGACGCATCGGCGCTTACTTGGCGATCACGGCCAACAATGTCAACGCCATTACATCGGCCATGTTCCTGACGGCTATGGCGGCAGGCCCTGTCGTAGGACAGCTGGCCCAGAAATTCCATGTGGACATCGGGTGGGGCACCTGGGCCCTGGCCGGTATCGTGCCCGGCCTGATCTGCCTGATCATCATCCCCGCCTTGATCTATCGCATCTTTCCGCCCACCCTGCGGAACGTTCCTCAGGCTCAGGAGGATGCCAAGGATGAACTCAAGGGACTTGGCCCGCTGAGCATGCACGAGTGGATCATGGCTGTGACCTTCCTGGTCATGCTGGTCCTCTGGGCGACCGGCTCGGTGATCCATATCAATTCCACCACCGTGGCCTTCCTGGGCGTGGCTGTGCTGCTGTGCACCAAGATCATCACCTGGCAGGACATGGTCGCCAACAAGTCCGCCTGGTCCACGCTGATTTTCTTCGGTGTTCTGGTAGGCATGGCTGAACCCCTGAATACCCTGGGCGTCACCACCTGGGCAGGGGAGATCATCGCCGGGCTGGTCAAGGGCATGCCTTGGGTATTGGTCTTGGTTATTTTGACGGTCTTCTACTTCTTCATCCACTACATGTTCGCTTCTGAGCTGGCCCAGGTGGCGGCCATCTACACGCTCTTCGTCAGCGTGGCCGTGGCTGCCGGGGTACCCGCCATGCCTGCAGCGCTGATGCTGGGATGCGCCAGCGGTCTAATCGGTGCCATGACCCATTACGCCTCCGGACCGGCGGCCTTGATTTACGGTGCCGGATACGTCAAGACCTCTGAGTTCCTGCGTATTGGCCTGATCTGCGGATTGGTGACTGTGGCTATCTTCCTGACCGTGGGCCTGGGCTGGTGGCGGCTCATCGGCATCTGGTAA
- a CDS encoding carbohydrate kinase produces MTSKPVVLSIGEILWDVLPTGKRAGGAPVNFSYHAAKNGAEGYAISAVGRDDLGRELEDAVQKAGVDAVLQHNDHPTSTVEVQLTEGIPQYVFKPDVAWDHLEYTDDLAGLASKADAVCYGTLSMRSRQSRETCLQVLRHTKSHAMRFFDINLRGTFYSKDLIQELLDMATVFKLNDEELVTLRDMFHVPGATDDELCHWFMDQWHLDTIVLTAGSDYSTIYLADGQSSHLPTPEITVADTVGAGDAFSGTFAINRLLGASLTQAHRAAVNTAAFVCTQQGAWPEYPEHIPDYLGQQGQ; encoded by the coding sequence ATGACCAGTAAACCCGTGGTCCTCAGCATCGGCGAAATCCTTTGGGACGTCCTGCCAACAGGCAAGCGGGCCGGTGGCGCACCGGTCAACTTCAGCTATCACGCCGCAAAGAACGGGGCGGAAGGCTACGCCATCAGCGCCGTGGGACGCGACGACCTGGGCCGGGAGCTCGAGGATGCGGTCCAGAAGGCCGGCGTCGATGCCGTCTTGCAGCACAACGACCATCCCACCAGCACTGTTGAGGTCCAGCTGACTGAGGGCATCCCCCAGTACGTCTTCAAGCCCGATGTGGCCTGGGACCATCTGGAATACACGGATGACCTGGCCGGTCTGGCCAGCAAGGCCGACGCCGTCTGCTACGGCACGCTGAGCATGCGCAGCAGACAGTCTCGCGAAACCTGTTTGCAGGTGCTGCGCCACACCAAGAGCCATGCCATGCGCTTCTTCGACATCAACCTGCGCGGCACCTTCTACAGCAAGGATCTGATTCAGGAGCTGCTGGACATGGCCACGGTCTTCAAGCTCAACGACGAAGAACTGGTCACCCTGCGTGACATGTTCCACGTGCCCGGAGCCACCGATGATGAGCTCTGCCACTGGTTCATGGATCAGTGGCACCTAGACACCATCGTGCTGACCGCCGGCAGCGATTACAGCACGATCTATCTGGCGGACGGCCAGTCCTCCCACCTGCCCACGCCTGAAATCACTGTGGCTGACACGGTCGGGGCCGGCGACGCCTTCTCCGGCACCTTCGCCATCAACCGCCTGTTGGGGGCCTCCCTGACTCAGGCTCACCGGGCTGCCGTCAACACTGCAGCCTTTGTCTGCACCCAGCAGGGCGCCTGGCCCGAATATCCCGAACATATCCCCGACTATCTGGGTCAGCAGGGCCAATGA
- a CDS encoding ROK family transcriptional regulator, with protein MRGSPYASTPQALSELNQSRIVQYLHQHGTSSRAQMARDLNLTPAAVGKLAGRLIDLGLISETGSMDSEGGRRSIGLALNADRYQVIGVKFARSLVSIGLFDISGRLLDSEDLPPVDPDDIPGAVAEVRTRVGRRLETNPAIVAVGMAIPGPYLRETGHIALVTSMPGWRGVDFIHEFGQAFRVPTFIEQDARAGALAQSLFDPRVSASSMAYFLVGEGVGLGVIDRGALVDGSQGAATEIGHVSIDLNGLPCECGNRGCLECYCSAVAIHRRMCQPDMRDHFPGVEAMTHAKACAGLFDKARTGQQAAQTLVDQIAGYVGYGCVTIVNAYNPAQIVIGDMVAGAGTRLLERVRSIVSQRSLPGLREHTQILLSRLPADATLTGAAAVAASQFLEHPASMGRTAVKSTSTRRAHHPSSGKEHHDQ; from the coding sequence ATGCGCGGCAGCCCATACGCCAGCACGCCACAGGCCCTCTCCGAGCTCAACCAGTCACGTATAGTCCAATATCTGCACCAGCACGGTACCAGTTCGCGAGCCCAGATGGCCCGAGACCTCAATCTGACGCCGGCAGCCGTGGGCAAGCTGGCAGGCCGTCTGATTGACCTGGGCCTGATCAGCGAGACCGGCAGCATGGACTCAGAGGGCGGCCGTCGATCCATCGGCCTGGCCCTGAACGCCGACCGCTATCAGGTTATCGGAGTCAAGTTCGCCCGCAGCCTGGTCAGCATCGGACTGTTCGACATCAGCGGCCGTCTGCTGGACTCGGAGGATCTGCCTCCCGTCGACCCCGATGATATCCCTGGCGCCGTAGCCGAGGTCAGAACCCGGGTGGGAAGACGACTGGAGACCAACCCCGCCATCGTCGCCGTAGGCATGGCCATACCGGGCCCCTATCTGCGCGAGACCGGCCACATCGCCTTGGTCACCAGCATGCCTGGCTGGCGTGGCGTGGACTTTATCCACGAATTCGGCCAAGCCTTCCGTGTACCCACCTTCATCGAGCAGGACGCCCGCGCCGGCGCACTGGCTCAGAGTCTGTTCGACCCACGGGTGAGCGCATCCAGCATGGCCTACTTTCTGGTGGGCGAAGGCGTTGGGCTTGGAGTCATCGACAGGGGCGCCCTGGTGGACGGAAGCCAGGGAGCGGCCACCGAGATCGGCCACGTCAGCATCGATCTGAACGGACTGCCCTGCGAGTGCGGCAATCGCGGCTGCCTGGAATGCTACTGCTCGGCGGTAGCCATCCACCGCCGCATGTGCCAGCCGGATATGCGGGATCACTTCCCTGGAGTCGAGGCCATGACCCACGCCAAGGCCTGCGCTGGCCTGTTCGACAAAGCCCGCACGGGCCAGCAGGCCGCCCAGACCCTGGTGGATCAGATAGCCGGCTATGTGGGCTATGGCTGCGTAACCATCGTCAACGCCTACAACCCCGCCCAGATCGTCATTGGAGACATGGTGGCCGGAGCCGGTACACGCCTGTTGGAACGTGTCCGATCCATAGTGTCCCAGCGCTCCCTGCCTGGCCTGCGAGAGCACACGCAGATCCTGCTCTCCCGCCTTCCAGCCGATGCTACGCTGACCGGCGCTGCGGCTGTAGCTGCCAGCCAGTTTTTGGAGCACCCGGCCAGTATGGGCCGTACAGCTGTGAAATCAACAAGCACAAGGCGGGCGCATCACCCGTCATCAGGAAAGGAACACCATGACCAGTAA
- a CDS encoding glycoside hydrolase family 20 zincin-like fold domain-containing protein: MSLDNGIDTVADSSRERPLALIPQPLHVQRGRGQLLLPVAGRIICGSAVDQELGSVLSDQLTDTIRRAAGMVWDHSRGQAWTGAISLDLDQRLGPQEYLLRIADPGERRPIVNIRGGDCQGLRWGVQTLRQIIMQCGPVLPALHIQDRPAYPTRIYSLDVTRGRVPTMDWLRHWADILALYKFNQLQLYIEHTMAFPGMSEAWRGTSPLEPGQITDFDGYCARLGIELVPSISTFGHHYANLRTRGFRDLGEFPEQADRPYSFIERQEHHTINVNHPQALAFSTGLIDAYAPLMCTRNFNIGGDETYDLGKGRSRQDGSSKDPADMYADYLISLCNHLHARGRHPMFWGDVAVSMPRVLDRLPKDCTLLNWLYDPQVGPEKVALVASTGARQVVCSAVHAWNLLLPGIDDAWNNISRLSRYGIQYGAVGAMVTDWGDYGHINDPRMSLPGMAYAAQCFWNPNDDDRVRVDRDLGLLIYGDATGDYLPALIQAGSSEVFGWEDMVRYWELDDGHGGLNQDVAHFLAGALPVLPGLDSSADADEARRGLLMALRSRLGQVDQLDDRLVDAAARMGSAAAGCGADAGRALQAQLMAVHGQRLFNALGRSLAVRHDVLPGAPDARADRDLADALEIWFESYATLWRQVSRESELGRIAHVVWGFADILRRGTNH, translated from the coding sequence ATGAGTCTTGATAATGGCATCGACACCGTTGCCGATTCTTCGCGAGAGCGTCCGTTGGCTCTGATTCCCCAGCCGCTCCATGTGCAAAGGGGCCGGGGCCAGTTGCTGTTGCCGGTGGCGGGCAGAATTATATGCGGTTCAGCAGTTGACCAGGAGCTGGGTTCCGTCCTGAGCGACCAATTGACAGATACCATCAGGCGGGCTGCAGGAATGGTCTGGGACCATTCGCGAGGACAGGCTTGGACTGGGGCGATCAGTCTGGATCTGGACCAGAGACTTGGCCCCCAGGAGTATCTTCTGCGCATCGCCGATCCTGGGGAGCGCCGTCCAATTGTGAATATCCGCGGCGGTGACTGTCAGGGGCTGCGCTGGGGGGTGCAGACCCTCCGGCAGATCATCATGCAATGCGGTCCTGTGCTTCCGGCCCTGCACATCCAGGACCGACCTGCCTATCCAACGCGCATCTACAGCCTGGATGTGACCCGCGGTCGGGTGCCCACCATGGACTGGCTGCGGCACTGGGCGGATATATTGGCCTTGTATAAGTTCAATCAGCTGCAGCTCTACATCGAGCACACCATGGCTTTCCCGGGCATGAGCGAGGCCTGGAGGGGCACAAGCCCCCTGGAGCCCGGGCAGATCACCGATTTCGACGGCTACTGCGCCCGTCTGGGCATCGAGTTGGTGCCTTCGATCTCCACCTTCGGCCACCATTACGCTAACCTTCGCACTCGCGGATTCAGGGATCTAGGCGAGTTTCCTGAGCAGGCGGACCGGCCTTACTCTTTCATAGAGCGCCAGGAGCACCACACCATCAATGTCAACCACCCGCAGGCCCTGGCATTCTCGACCGGACTGATTGACGCCTACGCGCCGCTTATGTGCACACGTAATTTCAATATCGGCGGTGACGAGACCTACGATCTGGGCAAGGGGCGTTCGCGGCAGGATGGTTCCAGCAAGGATCCTGCTGATATGTATGCCGATTATCTGATCAGCCTGTGCAATCACCTGCATGCACGGGGCCGCCATCCCATGTTCTGGGGCGATGTCGCTGTGTCCATGCCCAGAGTCTTGGACAGGCTGCCCAAGGACTGCACATTGCTCAATTGGCTCTACGACCCGCAGGTAGGGCCGGAAAAGGTTGCCCTTGTGGCCTCTACAGGGGCCCGGCAGGTAGTCTGCTCGGCCGTTCACGCCTGGAATCTTCTCCTGCCGGGAATCGACGATGCATGGAACAACATCAGCCGTCTGAGCCGATACGGAATCCAGTACGGTGCCGTTGGGGCCATGGTTACCGACTGGGGCGATTACGGGCACATCAACGATCCGCGCATGAGCCTGCCTGGCATGGCCTACGCCGCCCAGTGCTTCTGGAACCCGAACGACGATGATAGAGTCCGGGTGGACAGGGATCTGGGCTTGCTGATCTATGGGGATGCGACAGGGGACTATCTGCCGGCACTGATCCAGGCAGGCTCCAGTGAGGTCTTCGGTTGGGAGGACATGGTTCGTTACTGGGAGCTGGATGACGGCCATGGCGGATTGAACCAGGATGTGGCCCACTTCCTTGCCGGTGCATTGCCCGTCTTGCCCGGACTTGATTCGTCCGCCGATGCCGACGAAGCTCGCCGGGGTCTGCTCATGGCTTTGCGCAGTCGTCTCGGGCAGGTGGATCAGCTTGACGATCGGCTGGTCGACGCGGCTGCGCGCATGGGCAGCGCCGCCGCCGGATGCGGGGCCGACGCGGGCAGGGCCTTGCAGGCCCAGCTGATGGCTGTCCATGGCCAACGCCTCTTCAACGCACTGGGTCGCAGTCTGGCTGTCCGCCATGATGTTCTGCCTGGAGCTCCGGATGCCAGAGCCGACCGGGACCTGGCGGATGCTTTGGAGATCTGGTTCGAGTCTTACGCCACGCTCTGGCGTCAGGTAAGCCGTGAATCGGAGCTGGGTCGGATCGCCCATGTAGTCTGGGGCTTTGCCGATATTCTGCGACGGGGGACGAACCACTGA
- the xylA gene encoding xylose isomerase, giving the protein MGLWDVDKIEYVGRQGIKEGLGFRYYDKNKVVAGKPMKDWLRFAVAWWHTFNQGLVDPFGDPTAQRPYYRYTDPMDQALAKVDYAFELFTKLGVEFFCFHDRDLAPEGDTLRETDANLDKVIDRIEAAMKDTGVKLLWNTSSLFTNPRFEAGAGTSPFADIYAYSAGQLKHSLEIGKRLGAENYVFWGGREGYESLWNTEMKREQDHMAKLFHMCVDYAKEIGFDAQFLIEPKPKEPTLHQYDYDAATTINFLRTYDLQDNFKLNIEGNHANLAMHTYQHEVRVAREAGFLGSLDANQGDKLIGWDMDEFPSDLYDATAVMWEVLANGSIGPHGGLNFDAKPRRSSFLPEDLFRTHIVGMDTYAAGLLVAAKMHEDGYIEQLQQERYSSFDSGIGATVEDGTATLASLEEYSLDKPQAELIAADKSDHLEVVKATINNYIVEALAQA; this is encoded by the coding sequence ATGGGTCTGTGGGACGTTGACAAGATCGAATACGTGGGTCGCCAGGGCATCAAGGAAGGCCTAGGCTTCCGCTACTACGACAAGAACAAGGTGGTGGCTGGCAAGCCCATGAAGGACTGGCTGCGCTTCGCCGTGGCCTGGTGGCACACTTTCAACCAGGGCCTGGTGGATCCCTTCGGTGATCCCACCGCGCAGAGGCCCTACTACCGCTACACCGATCCTATGGATCAGGCGCTGGCCAAGGTGGACTACGCCTTTGAGCTTTTCACCAAGCTAGGGGTCGAATTCTTCTGCTTCCACGACCGTGACCTGGCTCCCGAAGGCGACACTCTGCGAGAAACCGACGCCAACCTGGACAAGGTGATCGACCGCATCGAGGCCGCCATGAAGGACACGGGCGTCAAGCTGCTCTGGAACACCTCGTCGCTCTTCACCAATCCCCGTTTCGAGGCCGGTGCCGGCACATCGCCCTTCGCTGACATCTACGCATACTCAGCGGGTCAGCTCAAGCACAGCCTGGAGATCGGCAAGCGTCTGGGCGCCGAGAACTACGTTTTCTGGGGTGGCCGTGAAGGGTATGAATCCCTCTGGAACACCGAAATGAAGCGTGAGCAGGACCACATGGCCAAACTCTTCCACATGTGCGTGGACTACGCCAAGGAGATCGGCTTCGATGCACAGTTCCTGATCGAACCCAAGCCCAAGGAGCCCACACTCCACCAGTATGACTACGATGCAGCCACCACCATCAACTTCCTGCGCACCTACGACCTTCAGGACAACTTCAAGCTCAACATTGAAGGCAACCACGCCAACCTGGCCATGCATACCTATCAGCATGAGGTCCGCGTGGCCCGCGAGGCCGGATTCCTGGGATCCCTGGATGCCAACCAGGGCGACAAGCTGATCGGCTGGGACATGGACGAGTTCCCCTCGGACCTCTACGATGCCACCGCCGTCATGTGGGAGGTGCTGGCCAACGGGAGCATCGGGCCCCACGGAGGCCTGAACTTCGACGCCAAGCCGCGCCGTTCCTCCTTCCTGCCCGAGGACCTCTTCAGGACCCACATCGTGGGCATGGACACCTATGCCGCCGGTCTGCTGGTCGCGGCAAAGATGCATGAGGACGGTTACATCGAGCAGCTGCAGCAGGAGCGCTACTCCTCCTTCGATTCCGGCATCGGCGCCACGGTTGAGGACGGCACGGCCACGCTGGCCTCCCTGGAGGAGTACAGCCTTGACAAGCCGCAGGCCGAACTGATCGCCGCCGACAAGTCCGACCATCTTGAAGTGGTCAAGGCCACCATCAACAACTACATTGTGGAGGCTCTGGCTCAGGCTTGA
- a CDS encoding extracellular solute-binding protein has translation MKDVKAQFESENKGATLKLEPIKSNGDDYGSKLALMSKSEKTAPDLMILDTEMIRPYVAAGYLKPIDDQLKGWKDWSQYFDSSKNAGKADDGKIYAVPLGTDTRGIWYNKDILKKAGLSDNWQPKSWDDVIDAATKIKKTQPDVIPMNLYAGRPLGEVSVMQGFDMLLYGTKGGTLYNTKTQKWVTGSKQFKDSLQFIKDIYSKGLAPSPQQALDPQLGDKVGQQWMPQSKLGMSIEGNWLASSWMPGGDSEWTDWQKHIGWCGFPTQNGQKPGLISMSGGWGLALSSHTQNPDLAFKALKVFQNEKHAAAYDTISGSIAVRKDVEQDKKYLGSNPTIKFFTDLAKYSQYRPANSQYKEVSDQVAIATESVLTGQKSVKDAAAEYDSAIAKTVGADHTEAAK, from the coding sequence ATGAAAGACGTCAAAGCCCAGTTTGAGTCTGAGAACAAAGGCGCCACTTTGAAGCTGGAGCCTATCAAATCGAACGGGGATGACTATGGCAGCAAGCTGGCCTTGATGAGCAAATCCGAAAAAACCGCTCCAGACCTCATGATCCTTGACACGGAAATGATCCGTCCCTATGTAGCGGCTGGTTACCTTAAGCCCATTGATGACCAACTGAAAGGGTGGAAGGATTGGTCGCAGTATTTTGACAGTTCGAAGAACGCCGGCAAAGCCGATGATGGAAAAATCTATGCAGTTCCTCTGGGCACTGACACCAGGGGCATCTGGTATAACAAAGACATTCTCAAGAAGGCCGGCCTGAGCGACAACTGGCAGCCTAAGTCCTGGGATGATGTGATCGATGCAGCGACAAAGATCAAGAAAACGCAGCCTGATGTAATACCGATGAACCTCTATGCCGGCCGTCCTCTGGGAGAGGTCTCCGTCATGCAAGGCTTCGATATGCTTCTTTACGGCACCAAGGGTGGCACACTGTACAACACCAAGACTCAAAAGTGGGTCACTGGTTCCAAGCAATTCAAAGACTCCCTCCAGTTCATCAAGGATATTTACAGCAAGGGTCTGGCACCCTCGCCCCAGCAGGCTCTGGATCCTCAGCTTGGTGACAAGGTCGGGCAACAGTGGATGCCTCAGTCGAAACTTGGCATGTCAATCGAGGGCAACTGGCTGGCTTCATCGTGGATGCCAGGCGGCGACAGCGAATGGACTGACTGGCAGAAGCATATCGGCTGGTGTGGTTTCCCAACTCAGAACGGGCAGAAGCCTGGCCTGATTTCAATGTCTGGCGGCTGGGGCCTGGCGCTGTCCAGCCATACGCAGAATCCTGATCTTGCTTTCAAAGCGCTCAAAGTTTTCCAAAACGAGAAGCACGCTGCAGCGTACGACACAATCTCCGGATCAATCGCAGTGCGCAAGGATGTAGAGCAAGACAAGAAATACCTGGGATCCAATCCCACTATCAAGTTCTTCACGGATTTGGCCAAGTACAGTCAGTACAGGCCTGCAAATTCCCAGTACAAAGAGGTTTCCGACCAGGTCGCCATAGCCACGGAAAGCGTATTGACCGGCCAGAAGTCAGTCAAGGATGCAGCAGCTGAATACGATTCAGCGATAGCCAAAACTGTAGGTGCCGATCATACAGAAGCCGCGAAGTAA
- a CDS encoding carbohydrate ABC transporter permease, which produces MMVLFLLGPIIWSLYASLTDYSMVGSTAVNPHFVGLKNYVALFTDPVFPKSLWLTILLILASALIGQNILGMVLALLSQKAPRRLTKVVDSIVVLAWVIPDIVGCYCAYALFAGGGTLDALGKAVGADWSALLYYHPMTIVIIVNVWRGTAFSMLIYQAALNDISKDVIEAAEIDGANAWQSFFRIKLPIMRHSILTNLMLITLQTLSVFSIIIVLTGGGPGTNSSTLPVLAYLEAFNFSKLGYGTAISVILVVVGALFSVLYIKLLRTNDED; this is translated from the coding sequence ATGATGGTGCTTTTCCTGCTTGGCCCAATCATATGGTCCTTGTATGCCTCGCTGACCGACTATTCAATGGTTGGTTCAACGGCTGTCAACCCACACTTTGTCGGTCTGAAGAACTATGTGGCGCTCTTCACGGATCCTGTTTTTCCCAAGTCCCTCTGGCTGACCATTCTTTTGATCCTGGCCTCGGCGCTAATTGGGCAGAACATACTGGGCATGGTATTGGCTCTGCTCAGTCAAAAAGCGCCCAGAAGACTGACAAAGGTCGTGGACTCAATAGTGGTTCTGGCCTGGGTCATTCCGGACATTGTCGGATGCTACTGCGCCTACGCGCTCTTTGCTGGCGGAGGCACTCTTGACGCTCTGGGCAAGGCGGTGGGTGCCGATTGGTCGGCTCTCCTCTACTACCATCCAATGACCATCGTCATCATTGTGAACGTCTGGCGCGGCACTGCCTTTTCAATGCTCATCTATCAAGCCGCTCTGAACGACATCTCCAAGGATGTAATCGAAGCTGCCGAGATAGACGGCGCGAACGCCTGGCAGTCTTTCTTCAGAATCAAGCTGCCTATTATGAGGCACTCGATTCTTACCAATTTGATGTTGATCACCCTGCAGACACTCTCCGTCTTCAGCATCATCATTGTCTTGACTGGCGGGGGGCCTGGCACGAATTCGAGCACCCTTCCTGTTCTTGCCTACTTGGAGGCTTTCAACTTCTCGAAGTTGGGATATGGAACAGCCATCTCGGTGATATTGGTCGTCGTGGGTGCCCTCTTCTCGGTGCTCTATATCAAGCTGCTAAGGACAAATGATGAAGACTGA